The following proteins are encoded in a genomic region of Anser cygnoides isolate HZ-2024a breed goose chromosome 13, Taihu_goose_T2T_genome, whole genome shotgun sequence:
- the PHKA1 gene encoding phosphorylase b kinase regulatory subunit alpha, skeletal muscle isoform isoform X2 encodes MRGRSNSGVRLDGYGRLVQQTILRHQDAVTGLLPASADHRDAWVRDNVYSVLAVWGLGLAYRKNADRDEDKAKAYELEQSVVKLMRGLLQCMMRQVDKVEAFKYSQSTRDCLHAKYNTHTCATVVGDHEWGHLQLDATSLYLLMLAQMTASGLHIIHSLDEVNFIQNLVFYIEAAYKTADFGIWERGDKTNQGITELNASSVGMAKAALEALDELDLFGAKGGPQSVIRVLSDEVQHCQSILHSMLPRASTSKEVDASVLSVISYPAFAVEDSELVEITKQEIITKLQGRYGCCRFLRDGYRTPKEDPNRSYYEPAELKLFENIECEWPLFWTYLIIDGLFSGNMEQVQEYREALEGVLIKGKNGVRLLPELYSVPPDKVDEEYRNPHTVDRIPMGKLPLMWGQSLYILGCLMAEGFLAPGEIDPLNRRFATVPKPDVVVQVCILAETEGIKAVLRKEGIDVETVADVYPIRVQPARILSHIYARLGRNKQMCLTGRPYRHMGVLGTSKLYNIRKNIFTFTPQFIDQQQFYLALDNKMIVEMLRTDLSYLCSRWRMTGQPTITFPVSQTMLDETGSSVHPAVLATLRKLQDGYFGGARIQTGKLSEFLTTSCRTHLSFMDPGPEGKVFANGYELGIDSFEELDPEEWLHGLQLAEDADTYDEVAQYLDHLLQRTVPQANLPPTAQRGGLSRFRAAVHTTRDLMSLASKAKDLHVQNVGMYVPSKIFQASQQSVKLLSSPHQHEQEGKSHALHAEMNLPRDEAGNVDCKALVDQLRICPTLQEQADILYMLHILKGPEWHTGLESEPGPTVKELLTELYVRVGATRQWALIRYISGILKKKVEALDEACTDLLSHQKHLTVGLPPEPREKTISAPIPYEELVHLIDEASEKNLSVSILTQEIMVYLAMYMRTQPALFAEMFRIRIGLIIQVMATELAHSLRCSAGEATENLMNLSPSDMKSLLFHILSGKEFGVEKSVRSVDSSVTTAISICEVGAVGATKPERAGIVRLKSEIKQPISLQSGDGDLVSSLSTGHSELLGKGSFSSMLEDQSSKDSRQGQWKRRRRLDGALNRVPMGFYQKVWKILQKCHGLSVEGFVLPSSTTREMTPGEIKFAVHVEAVLNRVPQPEYRQLLVEAILVLTMLVDMEVHTIGGIIAVEKIVHTANDLFYEEQKALGADDDMLERDPTTGICSLLYDSAPSGRFGTMTYLSKSVALYVYEFLPGDGCAMQ; translated from the exons ATGCGGGGCCGCAGCAACTCGGGCGTGCGGCTGGACGGCTACGGCCGGCTGGTGCAGCAGACCATCCTCCGGCACCAG gacGCCGTGACCGGGCTGCTGCCCGCCAGCGCCGACCACCGCGATGCCTGGGTGCGCGACAACGTGTACAGCGTGCTGGCCgtctgggggctggggctggcctaCCGCAAGAACGCCGACCGCGACGAGGACAAGGCCAAGGCGTACGAGCTGGAGCAg AGCGTGGTGAAGCTGATGCGGGGTCTGCTCCAGTGCATGATGAGGCAG GTAGACAAGGTGGAGGCCTTCAAGTACAGCCAGAGCACGCGGGACTGCCTCCACGCCAAGTACAACACCCACACCTGTGCCACCGTGGTGGGGGACCACGAGTGGGGGCACCTGCAGCTGGACGCCACCTCCCTCTACCTGCTCATGCTGGCACAGATGACGGCCTCAG GCCTCCACATAATTCACAGCCTGGATGAAGTCAACTTCATCCAGAACCTTGTCTTCTACATCGAAGCGGCCTACAAGACGGCG gaCTTTGGGATATGGGAGCGTGGGGACAAGACGAACCAGGGCATCACTGAACTGAACGCCAGCTCCGTCGGCATGGCCAAG GCTGCCCTGGAGGCCCTGGATGAGCTGGATCTCTTTGGAGCAAAGGGAGGCCCGCAGTCGGTGATACGGGTGCTGTCGGACGAGGTGCAGCACTGCCAG TCCATCCTCCACTCGATGCTGCCAAGGGCCTCCACGTCCAAGGAGGTGGACGCCAGTGTGCTCTCTGTCATCTCCTACCCGGCCTTCGCTGTGGAGGACAGCGAGCTGGTGGAAATCACCAAGCAAGAGATCATCACCAAGCTGCAG ggGCGCTACGGCTGCTGCCGCTTCCTCCGCGATGGATACAGGACCCCCAAAGAG GATCCCAACCGCTCCTACTACGAACCCGCGGAGCTGAAGCTCTTTGAGAACATTGAGTGCGAGTGGCCTCTCTTTTGGACGTACCTGATCATCGACGGGCTTTTCAGCGGAAACATGGAGCAG GTCCAGGAGTACCGGGAGGCCCTCGAGGGGGTTCTCATCAAGGGGAAGAACGGGGTGCGCCTGCTGCCGGAGCTGTACAGCGTCCCGCCGGACAAG GTGGATGAGGAGTACAGGAACCCCCACACTGTGGACAGGATACCCATGGGCAAGCTGCCACTCATGTGGGGCCAGTCCCTCTACATCCTGGGCTGCCTGATGGCCGAG ggGTTTCTAGCTCCTGGTGAAATCGATCCCCTCAACCGCCGCTTTGCGACTGTCCCCAAGCCTGACGTGGTGGTGCAAG TGTGCATCCTGGCGGAGACCGAGGGCATCAAGGCTGTCCTGAGGAAGGAGGGCATCGACGTGGAGACCGTGGCCGACGTCTACCCCATCAGAGTGCAGCCTGCTCGCATCCTCAGCCACATCTATGCACGCCTGG gtcGCAACAAGCAGATGTGCCTGACGGGACGGCCCTACCGGCACATGGGCGTCCTTGGCACCTCCAAGCTCTACAACATCAGGAAGAACATCTTTACCTTCACCCCACAG TTCATAGACCAGCAGCAGTTCTACCTGGCACTCGACAACAAGATGATTGTGGAGATGCTGAGGACGGACCTCTCGTACCTCTGCAGCCGCTGGAGGATGACCGGGCAGCCCACCATCACCTTCCCCGTCTCTCAAACCATGCTCG ACGAAACGGGCAGCAGCGTGCACCCCGCGGTGCTGGCAACGCTGCGGAAGCTGCAGGACGGGTATTTCGGTGGCGCAAG GATCCAGACGGGTAAGTTGTCGGAGTTCCTGACAACGTCGTGCCGAACGCACCTCAGCTTCATGGACCCTGGGCCGGAGGGTAAGGTCTTTGCCAACGGTTACGAGCTCGGCATTGACAGCTTTGAGGAGCTAGACCCTGAGGAGTGGCTGCATGGCTTGCAGTTGGCAGAGGATG CGGACACGTACGATGAGGTGGCGCAGTACCTGGACCACCTGCTGCAGCGCACGGTTCCCCAGGCCAACCTCCCTCCCACCGCCCAGCGGGGAGGGCTGAGCCGCTTCCGCGCCGCCGTGCACACCACCCGCGACCTCATGTCCCTGGCGTCCAAGGCCAAGGACCTCCACGTCCAGA ACGTTGGGATGTACGTCCCCAGCAAGATCTTCCAGGCGTCCCAGCAGTCGGTCAAGTTGCTGAGCTCGCCGCACCAGCATGAGCAGGAGGGCAAG AGCCACGCACTCCATGCAGAGATGAACCTGCCCCGTGATGAGGCTGGCAATGTGGACTGCAAGGCGCTGGTGGACCAGCTGCGCATCTGCCCCACACTGCAGGAGCAGGCGGACATCCTCTACATGCTCCACATCCTCAA GGGACCCGAGTGGCACACGGGGTTGGAGAGCGAGCCTGGCCCTACTGTTAAGGAGCTCCTCACCGAGCTGTACGTGCGGGTGGGCGCCACGCGCCAGTGGGCTCTAATCCGCTACATCTCCGGCATCCTGAAGAAGAAGGTGGAAGCTCTGGATGAG GCCTGCACGGACCTCCTGTCTCACCAGAAGCACTTGACGGTGGGGCTGCCCCCAGAGCCACGCGAGAAGACCATCTCCGC CCCGATCCCCTACGAGGAGCTCGTTCACCTCATTGACGAAGCCAGCGAGAAGAACCTCAGCGTGTCCATCCTCACGCAG GAGATCATGGTCTACTTGGCCATGTACATGCGCACCCAGCCCGCGCTCTTCGCTGAGATGTTTCGAATCCGCATCGGGCTCATCATCCAGGTGATGGCCACAGAGCTGGCGCACTCCCTGCGCTGCTCGG CTGGAGAAGCCACCGAGAACCTGATGAATCTCAGCCCGTCCGACATGAAGAGCCTCCTCTTCCACATCCTCTCTGGCAAGGAGTTTGGGGTGGAGAAGAGTG tGCGATCGGTGGACTCGTCGGTCACCACCGCTATCTCCATCTGCGAGGTGGGCGCTGTCGGGGCCACCAAGCCTGAGCGTGCTGGCATCGTCAGGCTGAAAAGTGAGATCAAACAG cccATCAGTTTGCAGTCCGGGGATGGTGACCTGGTGTCCTCTCTG TCCACTGGGCACTCGGAGCTGCTGGGCAAGGGCTCCTTTTCGAGCATGCTGGAAGACCAGAGCAGTAAGGACAGCCGCCAGGGCCAGTGGAAGCGGAGACGGCggctggatggggccctcaACCGTGTCCCCATGGGCTTCTACCAGAAGGTCTGGAAGATCCTGCAGAAG TGCCATGGTCTTTCCGTGGAGGGCTTTGTTCTCCCCTCTTCAACAACCAGAGAG ATGACTCCAGGGGAAATTAAGTTCGCCGTGCACGTGGAGGCAGTCCTCAACCGCGTGCCCCAGCCAGAGTACcggcagctgctggtggaggcCATCTTGGTGCTCACCATGCTGGTGGACATGGAGGTGCACACCATCGGGGGCATCATAGCTGTGGAAAAGATCGTACACACAGCCAATGACCTCTTCTACGAGGAGCAG AAAGCCCTGGGTGCTGACGACGACATGCTGGAGAGGGATCCCACGACGGGCATCTGCAGCCTGCTGTACGACAGCGCGCCGAGCGGCCGGTTCGGCACCATGACCTACCTCTCCAAGTCGGTGGCCCTGTACGTGTACGAATTCCTGCCCGGCGACGGCTGCGCCATGCAGTAG
- the PHKA1 gene encoding phosphorylase b kinase regulatory subunit alpha, skeletal muscle isoform isoform X3 — protein sequence MRGRSNSGVRLDGYGRLVQQTILRHQDAVTGLLPASADHRDAWVRDNVYSVLAVWGLGLAYRKNADRDEDKAKAYELEQSVVKLMRGLLQCMMRQVDKVEAFKYSQSTRDCLHAKYNTHTCATVVGDHEWGHLQLDATSLYLLMLAQMTASGLHIIHSLDEVNFIQNLVFYIEAAYKTADFGIWERGDKTNQGITELNASSVGMAKAALEALDELDLFGAKGGPQSVIRVLSDEVQHCQSILHSMLPRASTSKEVDASVLSVISYPAFAVEDSELVEITKQEIITKLQGRYGCCRFLRDGYRTPKEDPNRSYYEPAELKLFENIECEWPLFWTYLIIDGLFSGNMEQVQEYREALEGVLIKGKNGVRLLPELYSVPPDKVDEEYRNPHTVDRIPMGKLPLMWGQSLYILGCLMAEGFLAPGEIDPLNRRFATVPKPDVVVQVCILAETEGIKAVLRKEGIDVETVADVYPIRVQPARILSHIYARLGRNKQMCLTGRPYRHMGVLGTSKLYNIRKNIFTFTPQFIDQQQFYLALDNKMIVEMLRTDLSYLCSRWRMTGQPTITFPVSQTMLDETGSSVHPAVLATLRKLQDGYFGGARIQTGKLSEFLTTSCRTHLSFMDPGPEADTYDEVAQYLDHLLQRTVPQANLPPTAQRGGLSRFRAAVHTTRDLMSLASKAKDLHVQNVGMYVPSKIFQASQQSVKLLSSPHQHEQEGKSHALHAEMNLPRDEAGNVDCKALVDQLRICPTLQEQADILYMLHILKGPEWHTGLESEPGPTVKELLTELYVRVGATRQWALIRYISGILKKKVEALDEACTDLLSHQKHLTVGLPPEPREKTISAPIPYEELVHLIDEASEKNLSVSILTQEIMVYLAMYMRTQPALFAEMFRIRIGLIIQVMATELAHSLRCSAGEATENLMNLSPSDMKSLLFHILSGKEFGVEKSVRSVDSSVTTAISICEVGAVGATKPERAGIVRLKSEIKQQLDKRRQSLTGSKPISLQSGDGDLVSSLSTGHSELLGKGSFSSMLEDQSSKDSRQGQWKRRRRLDGALNRVPMGFYQKVWKILQKCHGLSVEGFVLPSSTTREMTPGEIKFAVHVEAVLNRVPQPEYRQLLVEAILVLTMLVDMEVHTIGGIIAVEKIVHTANDLFYEEQKALGADDDMLERDPTTGICSLLYDSAPSGRFGTMTYLSKSVALYVYEFLPGDGCAMQ from the exons ATGCGGGGCCGCAGCAACTCGGGCGTGCGGCTGGACGGCTACGGCCGGCTGGTGCAGCAGACCATCCTCCGGCACCAG gacGCCGTGACCGGGCTGCTGCCCGCCAGCGCCGACCACCGCGATGCCTGGGTGCGCGACAACGTGTACAGCGTGCTGGCCgtctgggggctggggctggcctaCCGCAAGAACGCCGACCGCGACGAGGACAAGGCCAAGGCGTACGAGCTGGAGCAg AGCGTGGTGAAGCTGATGCGGGGTCTGCTCCAGTGCATGATGAGGCAG GTAGACAAGGTGGAGGCCTTCAAGTACAGCCAGAGCACGCGGGACTGCCTCCACGCCAAGTACAACACCCACACCTGTGCCACCGTGGTGGGGGACCACGAGTGGGGGCACCTGCAGCTGGACGCCACCTCCCTCTACCTGCTCATGCTGGCACAGATGACGGCCTCAG GCCTCCACATAATTCACAGCCTGGATGAAGTCAACTTCATCCAGAACCTTGTCTTCTACATCGAAGCGGCCTACAAGACGGCG gaCTTTGGGATATGGGAGCGTGGGGACAAGACGAACCAGGGCATCACTGAACTGAACGCCAGCTCCGTCGGCATGGCCAAG GCTGCCCTGGAGGCCCTGGATGAGCTGGATCTCTTTGGAGCAAAGGGAGGCCCGCAGTCGGTGATACGGGTGCTGTCGGACGAGGTGCAGCACTGCCAG TCCATCCTCCACTCGATGCTGCCAAGGGCCTCCACGTCCAAGGAGGTGGACGCCAGTGTGCTCTCTGTCATCTCCTACCCGGCCTTCGCTGTGGAGGACAGCGAGCTGGTGGAAATCACCAAGCAAGAGATCATCACCAAGCTGCAG ggGCGCTACGGCTGCTGCCGCTTCCTCCGCGATGGATACAGGACCCCCAAAGAG GATCCCAACCGCTCCTACTACGAACCCGCGGAGCTGAAGCTCTTTGAGAACATTGAGTGCGAGTGGCCTCTCTTTTGGACGTACCTGATCATCGACGGGCTTTTCAGCGGAAACATGGAGCAG GTCCAGGAGTACCGGGAGGCCCTCGAGGGGGTTCTCATCAAGGGGAAGAACGGGGTGCGCCTGCTGCCGGAGCTGTACAGCGTCCCGCCGGACAAG GTGGATGAGGAGTACAGGAACCCCCACACTGTGGACAGGATACCCATGGGCAAGCTGCCACTCATGTGGGGCCAGTCCCTCTACATCCTGGGCTGCCTGATGGCCGAG ggGTTTCTAGCTCCTGGTGAAATCGATCCCCTCAACCGCCGCTTTGCGACTGTCCCCAAGCCTGACGTGGTGGTGCAAG TGTGCATCCTGGCGGAGACCGAGGGCATCAAGGCTGTCCTGAGGAAGGAGGGCATCGACGTGGAGACCGTGGCCGACGTCTACCCCATCAGAGTGCAGCCTGCTCGCATCCTCAGCCACATCTATGCACGCCTGG gtcGCAACAAGCAGATGTGCCTGACGGGACGGCCCTACCGGCACATGGGCGTCCTTGGCACCTCCAAGCTCTACAACATCAGGAAGAACATCTTTACCTTCACCCCACAG TTCATAGACCAGCAGCAGTTCTACCTGGCACTCGACAACAAGATGATTGTGGAGATGCTGAGGACGGACCTCTCGTACCTCTGCAGCCGCTGGAGGATGACCGGGCAGCCCACCATCACCTTCCCCGTCTCTCAAACCATGCTCG ACGAAACGGGCAGCAGCGTGCACCCCGCGGTGCTGGCAACGCTGCGGAAGCTGCAGGACGGGTATTTCGGTGGCGCAAG GATCCAGACGGGTAAGTTGTCGGAGTTCCTGACAACGTCGTGCCGAACGCACCTCAGCTTCATGGACCCTGGGCCGGAGG CGGACACGTACGATGAGGTGGCGCAGTACCTGGACCACCTGCTGCAGCGCACGGTTCCCCAGGCCAACCTCCCTCCCACCGCCCAGCGGGGAGGGCTGAGCCGCTTCCGCGCCGCCGTGCACACCACCCGCGACCTCATGTCCCTGGCGTCCAAGGCCAAGGACCTCCACGTCCAGA ACGTTGGGATGTACGTCCCCAGCAAGATCTTCCAGGCGTCCCAGCAGTCGGTCAAGTTGCTGAGCTCGCCGCACCAGCATGAGCAGGAGGGCAAG AGCCACGCACTCCATGCAGAGATGAACCTGCCCCGTGATGAGGCTGGCAATGTGGACTGCAAGGCGCTGGTGGACCAGCTGCGCATCTGCCCCACACTGCAGGAGCAGGCGGACATCCTCTACATGCTCCACATCCTCAA GGGACCCGAGTGGCACACGGGGTTGGAGAGCGAGCCTGGCCCTACTGTTAAGGAGCTCCTCACCGAGCTGTACGTGCGGGTGGGCGCCACGCGCCAGTGGGCTCTAATCCGCTACATCTCCGGCATCCTGAAGAAGAAGGTGGAAGCTCTGGATGAG GCCTGCACGGACCTCCTGTCTCACCAGAAGCACTTGACGGTGGGGCTGCCCCCAGAGCCACGCGAGAAGACCATCTCCGC CCCGATCCCCTACGAGGAGCTCGTTCACCTCATTGACGAAGCCAGCGAGAAGAACCTCAGCGTGTCCATCCTCACGCAG GAGATCATGGTCTACTTGGCCATGTACATGCGCACCCAGCCCGCGCTCTTCGCTGAGATGTTTCGAATCCGCATCGGGCTCATCATCCAGGTGATGGCCACAGAGCTGGCGCACTCCCTGCGCTGCTCGG CTGGAGAAGCCACCGAGAACCTGATGAATCTCAGCCCGTCCGACATGAAGAGCCTCCTCTTCCACATCCTCTCTGGCAAGGAGTTTGGGGTGGAGAAGAGTG tGCGATCGGTGGACTCGTCGGTCACCACCGCTATCTCCATCTGCGAGGTGGGCGCTGTCGGGGCCACCAAGCCTGAGCGTGCTGGCATCGTCAGGCTGAAAAGTGAGATCAAACAG caaCTGGATAAACGTAGGCAGTCTCTGACCGGGAGTAAG cccATCAGTTTGCAGTCCGGGGATGGTGACCTGGTGTCCTCTCTG TCCACTGGGCACTCGGAGCTGCTGGGCAAGGGCTCCTTTTCGAGCATGCTGGAAGACCAGAGCAGTAAGGACAGCCGCCAGGGCCAGTGGAAGCGGAGACGGCggctggatggggccctcaACCGTGTCCCCATGGGCTTCTACCAGAAGGTCTGGAAGATCCTGCAGAAG TGCCATGGTCTTTCCGTGGAGGGCTTTGTTCTCCCCTCTTCAACAACCAGAGAG ATGACTCCAGGGGAAATTAAGTTCGCCGTGCACGTGGAGGCAGTCCTCAACCGCGTGCCCCAGCCAGAGTACcggcagctgctggtggaggcCATCTTGGTGCTCACCATGCTGGTGGACATGGAGGTGCACACCATCGGGGGCATCATAGCTGTGGAAAAGATCGTACACACAGCCAATGACCTCTTCTACGAGGAGCAG AAAGCCCTGGGTGCTGACGACGACATGCTGGAGAGGGATCCCACGACGGGCATCTGCAGCCTGCTGTACGACAGCGCGCCGAGCGGCCGGTTCGGCACCATGACCTACCTCTCCAAGTCGGTGGCCCTGTACGTGTACGAATTCCTGCCCGGCGACGGCTGCGCCATGCAGTAG